A segment of the Lactobacillus sp. ESL0700 genome:
CGCTTCTTCCAACTTAATAATCTTTTTCTTCTGAAAGTTTCACCATCGCTTCCAACCTACAAGTTATATCTTACTCATCAAATGTTACACGTTTATGTCAAACAAGCTACAAAATCATGAGAATTCAATTATAGCTTGTTTTTAACCATTAAAAAGAAAAAGTTAGCCGCATTAAAGACCTGTAATTATCGTCTTTAGCAGCTTCTTAGTCAGCGACCAATCATTGTTGACTAAAATATGGGCATCACTCGTCAACTCATCTGGCAGCTGGTTTAATTCATCCCCGCTCATTCGTTCTTGAATCTTAATTGGATCGTCCCCGCGCTCAAGCAGCCTTGTTTCCAATTGCTGCTTCGTACTAGTCGTCACATACAAGAAATAAACTTGATCTTTTAATTGTTCAAGATATGATGCCGCTCCTTGAATATCAACAATTAACGACACCACGTCACTCTTTTGCCAAGCAGCATCCAGAGCCTCCCTACTTGAGCCATATTGATATGAGCCATATTTAACATGCTCAAAAAAGTGTAATTTACTAAAGGATGCATCATCTTCAAAATGATAAGCCTGATGCTGCTGTTCTCCTGCCCGCATTGGTCTTGTCGTGTGCGTCACTACTCGTGGAATATTGAATTTCGTGGTTAAATATTCCGAAATTGTTGTCTTACCTGCACCACTGGGACCAGCAATTAATATTAATTTTCGCAAAATCTAGACTCCCTTTACTTGAAAACAATTGACTTTTATAATAATATCTTTCTATTATAATGAAACATGGGAGAGAGAGGAAGACGCATTTTGAAAAAAGCAGACGTAAAATTAGGTGACATTGTCAGCGCAAAATCAGAGGAAGAGCTCACTAAGCCATTTATCGGCAAAGTTGAAAAAATCTACGAAAATTCTGCTATGTTAAAAATTATTGACTTCGATGAAGCTGATAAAACTGCCATTAGCGACTTAAACAACAAGCTTGTTGTCAGCTTTAAGAACTTAAAAGCAGCCCCAAAGCGTAAGGTTAAGGAAATTCAATCTTTAGCTGACAGCGATGTCAAGATTGAAAAAATCGCTAAGGCCGAGCTAGATGACCAAGAAGACGACGAAAAAACAAAATAAAAATATTTTTTGCTTAAAAAGCAGTGATCTTAACTCACTGCTCTTTTTTTTTACACCTTTTT
Coding sequences within it:
- a CDS encoding DUF2187 domain-containing protein; the protein is MKKADVKLGDIVSAKSEEELTKPFIGKVEKIYENSAMLKIIDFDEADKTAISDLNNKLVVSFKNLKAAPKRKVKEIQSLADSDVKIEKIAKAELDDQEDDEKTK
- a CDS encoding AAA family ATPase → MRKLILIAGPSGAGKTTISEYLTTKFNIPRVVTHTTRPMRAGEQQHQAYHFEDDASFSKLHFFEHVKYGSYQYGSSREALDAAWQKSDVVSLIVDIQGAASYLEQLKDQVYFLYVTTSTKQQLETRLLERGDDPIKIQERMSGDELNQLPDELTSDAHILVNNDWSLTKKLLKTIITGL